In Polyangiaceae bacterium, the sequence GCTTCACGGAGCTTGCCACCCAACGTTCGCGGACGAGGTTGCAGCGTGCGCGCCAACTGCTGGGTCAGGGTACTACCACCGCTCACGGTTCGCCGGTGCCAGACTAGTTGCCCCAGAGCTCGCACCGTTGCGATGGGGTCGATGCCCGGGTGCTGGAAGAAGCGCTTGTCCTCGGCGGCGAGTACGGCAGCGATCGTGGTGGGGGACAGCTCGTCCACCCGCACCCATTCTGCGCGCGCGCCGCCTTCGAGCCGTGCGGTACGGATCAGACGACCGTGACGATCCAGGAAGCGCGTACCCACCGCCGGCTGCTCCTCTGGGCGCAGCTCAGCCGGCAGCGGAGTCAGCAGCACGGCCAGGCTCCCCAACGCGAGGACGAGCAGGCAGCCGACGAGTGCGCTGCTGCGAAGTCGGCGGAAGGACGTCACCGCACCTCCAGGCTGACGGCGCCAGTGCGGCCGAAGACCTCGGGGGTGTACATCTCCTCCGCTTTGGTGGGAGGTACGATGAACTTCCCTGCCGTCGTTGCGCGCGCCAGATAGCGGTAGTGATACATACCGGCATCCATCGCATCGACGAAGAACAGCACGCGGTCATCGCGCAGTTCGCGTCGGTACCAGCTCTGCAGGAAGGCGCTGCCGTGCGCCAGGTCGTCCTGCCACTCCTCGCTCCGCTCCTCCATCGCGTCACCGGCTTCATCCAGGTTGGCGAGCCAAGACGCGGTGGTCGCCAGACGCGCGTCCACGGGCTCCAAACCGGCCGGCAAGGGGTCGTCAATCACGACCAGTTCACGCGGACTGGGAGTGACCACGATGACGTCCACCAACACCAACGTCCCTGCGTCGACGCGCCCCTGGGTTCGTTCCGGCAGCGACCGCAACGCCGTAGGAAGCGACTCGGGGCTGACTGCGCGCAACGTCTTCTGAACGTAGAAGCCGCGATCGAGGGGTTTAGAGGGCAGCGTCCGCGGCACGTAGCGCAAGCGCGCCTCGTAGAACATGCGGCCGTCGCCGACTTTCTGGAACACCAGCAAGCCGCCCGCCTTGGCAGGGATGTCCTTGGCCGCCACGACGTGACGCATGGCCTCGGCGCTGCGCCCCTCGAATCGACCAGAGGCCAACTCGGCGCCGGAAAGCCAGATCCGCGCGAGAAAGTCGGGGGTCTGCCGCTCTTGTGCCTTGCGATACTCGTCCAAGGCCAGGAGCGCGTAGGCCGTCTCCTGCGTATTGCGCCAACTGCCTCCACGTCGGGCGTGGAGCAACCCCTTGGCCAGGGCACTCGCGAGCGGATGGTTGGCGCGTGCGGCGAGGAGACCGCGCAGCGCCATCGCACTCGACCGTGCGGGCGAGCTCATCAGCACGGCGTAATCGTCGCCGAGGTTCTCGCTCACGTAGGCGGCGTCTGCATCGAGGCGGAGCTGTCCCTCCAACTCTTTCAGCAACGGCTCGATCAGCTCCGCCTTCTGGTGGCTGATCGCCAGAGCGTGCAGCAACAATGCCTTACCAAAGGTCGGCAAGCGATTGCGCTCACCGTGGAGCCGGCTCATGTAGCCGACGTCCGGCGCGCCAACTTCGGCCAAGACGTCGACGATGAAGGCGGCGGTCGTGAGCGCGATCTGATCCCGTGGAGCGCGCTCCAACTCGCGCCGCACGTAGGCCTTGGCCCGATCGATGGCGCGGCTCGGCACTGCGTGGCCGCGAACCTTCGCGTGGTGCAGGGTGAACAAGGCGTAGGTGCTGACCCAGGGCGAGCTTTCCTGAGATTCGGGCCAATAGCCGAAACCGCCGTCGCCGCGCTGCCGCGACAAGATCTCGGCAACGGTCTTTTCCGCGATCTGCTTGGAGTCCTTGGGCAAGGGCAAGGAGAAATCCTTGGCCAGATCCGCGAGGGGCAACATGGGCAGAAGCCGGCTGGAGAGCTGCTCGGTACAACCGTAGGGGTACTCCACCAGCTGTTCGATCCCTCCCCCGAGTCCCACCAGCGCTGTCGAGGCAACGCTGAGCTGAAGCTCGCCGACGTCCCGCCGCATGGCGGACAGATCACCGAGCTTCTCGCCGCGCGCACTGTCCGTCTGGCCGTACAGTGCGACGGACTCGCTGACCGCAGGCACTGACACCGTTCGTCGCACCTCCACCGCGTCCTTTTCGCCGCCCGCGGACACGAAAAAGCCGAGCTTTGCGTCGCCGGCGCGATGCGCCCGCAGTGGGAAGCGCACCTCGACGCTTCCGCCTTTCGCCAGTGAAACCTGTCGCGTCGGCTCACCGACTAGCTCCAGCCCCCGCACGTTGGCCGTCACCGTGGCTTGCGTGTCCGACAGGCCTTTCGACGTGATGATCACACCGGCCTCCGCCGCGTCGCCGGTGCGCAGAAACCGCGGCAGAGCCGGACGTGCCATCAGTCGCTTGCTAGTGACGACGTGTGACTCACCGAAGCCGTAGCGATCGTCCAGGGTCGCGGCCACGGCCATCAAGCGATAGGTGGTGAGGCTGTCAGGAAGCTTGAAGCTCACCTTGGCTCGGCCGCTGGCGTCGGTCATCACCGCGGGATTGAAGTAGGCGCTTTGGCGGAAGTCCTTGCGAACGCTGCCGCCCTCGCTTCCACCCCCGCCGTCCTTGCCTTTGTCGAGCCCGAGCGCCCCCAGATCCGGAAGACCCAGACGGGCGAGCCCTTCGCGCGACTCCAGAGTCGCCACCTGCAGGGCACGCGGCGCCGTGAACACCTGAAGCGGATCGGGCGTGCGGTAGCCACTCAGAGTCAGCACTCCCTCATCGACGGCGTAAAGCGCAACCTCGGCGGCCTGGGGCTTTCCAGCTGCGTTCTTGGTACGGATCTCGACGTCGATCATTGCCCCCGGCTTGACCTCTGCCGCCGAGGGCGTGACGTCGACCTTGAGGCGACGCGAGGAGTTGTTGACTGCGATCTCGGCGTAGCCAAGGCGGTAGTCGGGAGCACCCACGTCCACCTTCCCCGGCGTCAGCGGCTTGCTGCGTCCACGCGCAACCAACACCGACACAAAGGCGTTGGGCAGCAGATCTTCCGTCACTTCTACCTCGACGACAGGCGTTGCGCCACGCAGCACGCGTCGCTCGGCGCGATAGACGCCGGCGCGTTCCACCGTCACCAGGGCTTCCGCCTCCGGAAAGGGGTTCTTGATCAGCACGCGCGCCTTGTCGCCCACCTTGAACTCGCGCTTGTTCAGCGCCAGCTCGAGTTTGCGACGATCCCCGTCACCCCACGCCATGGCCCCCTGCCCAATGCCGTAGAACGACAGCGCCGCGAGCGCTGGATTGCCCCGCTCGTCCTTGGCCTTGGCCACGATGACGTAGTAGCCGCCCTCGGGCACGTCGAGGCCGCAGCCACTGGGCGTGCTCGTCGTCGTCACGCTGCAGCGCGCGACGACGGTGTCGACGACCTTGGTGATGGAGTGGAGCTGCTCGGAGCCGACGTCTTGACGTGCCACGCTCCAACGTCGTTTCACCAGCTCCACCTCCACGCGTTTGCCTGGCAATCGCTTGCCTTGGGGTGTGAAGGCAGCCAGCCGCGGGGTGACACGGCCCGGCGCCTGGACGAAGAAGTCCTTGAGTTGCTCGATGCCAACGTAGAAAGCGGCGGGGTGAACGATGGCGGAGCTACTTCCACTCTGCGCCTGGCGCGAGAGATCCGTGACCTCGGCCTCGGCATGGATGACCTCGGGGCCGCGCTGACTCGGGAGGGCCAGACGCGAGCCGAGCTCGAGCTTACCCTCGGCGCTCAGCTTCTTGTCACCGCCCGAGAGCAGTGAGTGGTCGAGGTCTTCTTCCTCGTCATCGCTGTAGTAGGCATCGGCAGCGGTGGCGAAATCCTCCGTTCCGGGCGGAGCAAAGTAGGTGCGAGCGCGAGTGACGTTGTAGCGCGTCGTCGCGTTCGCCATGGGCGCGCCGAACAAGAAGTCTCCGCGCACGACCCACTTCGCTTCGTCTCCTCTCACATACGCCGGGCGATCGCTCTCGACGTCGACCTTGAACTCCGCGGGGCGATACTCGGCAACCTCGAAGTGCTCGCTCAAGCTGCCGTCACGCATGCCATTGGCGAACACGCGATAGCTACCCAGCGACGCCGACCGCGGCAGGCGCACTTGGGTGTGGAAGGAGCCGAACCGGTTCGTCTTCACGGCCTTGGTCGCTATCGCCTCGCCTTCGGAGTCTTCGACGACGAGCTTGAAGGCAGTACCAGCCTCGACGGCATTTCCGGTCAGGGTGTGGCGACGCAGAATGCCCTTGAGCTGCACCGTGTCCCCGGGTCGGTACAGGCCCCGCTCAGTGAAGAGCAGCCCGTAGGCGCGCAGCTGCCCGCTCAAATCCAAGGCGACGTCCATGCGCCAGGGGTCGAGGAACTCCTGCACCGAGCGCACGGTCCAATCCGAGCCCTCGCTGACGACGAGCACGGCCTGGGCGTCCTTGCTCTCGCCTTCCAGATTGGGCGCGAAGTCCTTGGCAGCAATGCGCGCAATCCCGTCGGCGTCGGTGGTGGCGCTCAGCGCCGCGAGCCCCGCGCGGTGCACCTCCACCTTTGCGCCGGGCACGGGCTTGCCGCTCGACAGCTGGGTCACCCACACCACGGATCCGTGGCGAGAGATCTTCGCCGTCATCGCCAGATCCGTCACCTGCACCAATCGCACGTCTTTGCGTGTGCGCGGCCGTTCACCGCCGCGCTCGAGATGAGAAACACCTACGGCCACGACGCCGCGATTGTGCTTGCCCAGCAGTGCGCCCGGATCGATCGAACGCTTGTGGACCCGATTCGTAGGCGAAGCCGGCTTGACGACGTCCCTTCGAACCATGCGACCCAGTTGGGTGAACTGCTTCTCCAGGCTCGGCTCACGCATCAGGCTGACCGCTTGGCTCTTGTCCAGGGCGCCGCTCCACAGCTCGTATTCCGCCACATTCACACTGCCGACGGTGATGGGCCGCTTCGACGCCTCCAGGATGTCCCCCTGGATTCCGATCTCCACGGTCGGCCACACGTCGTCGATCTCCACGCGCTCGGAGTGTGCCCGCCCCAGGGACTGCCCGTAGCGATCGCGCAGGGCCCCGGCCAGATTGACGGTATAGCTGGCTCCCGCTTTGAACGGCGCGTTGATGTCCACGTAGCTGACGTAGTCGTCGTCGTCGCGCCAGGAATCCCAACGCAGCTTCACGGCAGGCGCTACGCTGAGCAGCCGTTTCACGTCGCGATAGCGCACTGGATTCGAGAGCCCCAGCCCGAGACTTCCGCCCGGAGCGCATTTGCGATGCGGCGTGTCCTGATCGCAGCTGATCCGCTCCACACGCAGCGGTCCGTAGGTTTCGAACCGGACACTGCGCGCCTCTTTTTGCGTCAGCGGTCCTTCCTGGCCCTTCCAGCCCGCAGCGAGGCGCAGCTCGAAGCTAGAGTGCACCGCGAGGGGCGCGCGCGGTACGACCTGAATCCACTTCGGTTTCGCGGGGTCGGGCCGACGAAGGTCGATGGCAACCGTCGTCTTGCGCGTGTGATTGTGGAGCTGCACGAAGCGCTCCAAATCCTGGGGATCCACGGGGTGGTTGAAGCGAAGGTCGAGCTTCTGCTTCGGCTCGAGGCCCTTTTGCCCGTCGTAGGGCGTGGAGCGCGAAAGCGACGGCCGCGGCGTCTCGAACTCGAACTTGTGAGCGCGAGCGAGCTGGCTCCCGTCGAGCGCCTTCACCGTGGCGGGCACGGTCACCGTGACGTGGGTCGCCCCGGGCAACGGCCCTGCAGCCGGAACGAAAAGCAATGCGTGGGTGCCCACCCACTGCCACCGACCCGCGAGCGGCGGATCGAGCACGATGGGGGGCGGAGCTTCCTGACCCGCGAGGGACAGCTCGCGCAGCGGACGGCTGAACACCACGCTGATCTCTGCGGTGTTCGATGCCTGTCCGCTCGGGCCGGAGAACACGACCCGGAACGGGCCTTCGCTCGCGGCGCCGTCACTTCCTCCGCCGCCGAGGCCGAGAGTCCCTTGGGGACTGACAGCAGGCATGGTCGCGCCCCCGGGAGCGCAGGCGCCCCCGATCACGACGAGAGCGAGGTAGACACTTCTGAGGGCGCGGGGCACGCGCTTGAAGGTTGCAGTTTTCATCGTATGCGGCCGCGAGTCAGCAACGGGCGTGCCGCCGCTGCAACCCCTCGGGAATCGCACTACTTTGCTGGCCGCCGTGGCCCCTGGGACGCACCCCCGCGGCGGCGCAACCACGCTCGTGCTAGGCTCGGATTTGACCTTGAGCGAGCCATCATGTCGCGACTAGCCGCCCTCGCCATTCCCTGGGCGTGTGCGACCCTGGTGAGCGTCGCGTGGGCCGGCCCACCGACCGCCCGCTTCGAGGAGCCCAGCCTTTCTCCGCCGGAGCCTAGACCGGCGCCCGCCGTCGCTCCTCTCGAGTCCCCGGTTCTACGACCGACGAAGACGCTCGCGCCGGCACGGGAGAGTTGGGCCACGCGCGCCGCGCGGGACTTGGTGGAGCGCGGCGAACGCGCGCGCGCTGGAGGGAACGCGGGCGAAGCCTTGCGCCTCTACACCGAGGCGGTTCGCATGGACCCGAGCTACGGACCGGCGTATCTGGCGCTTGGACATCTGCGCCAAGCAATGGGAGACGCGGGCGAAGCGGGGCGGGTGTTCGACCTGGCGATTCGACTTCCGTCAGGTGGAGCCGACGCCCTCGCCGCGCGGGCCGCGCTACGCTACGCGCGCGGAGACGTGGGCGGCGCCATCGCGGACATGGAAGCCTCGCTGGCTCGCGACCCTCATCGCGTCGAGCGCTTGCGTCAGCTCGGGTACTGGCACATCGCAACTCACTCCTGGGCCGGCGCCCTGAGTGCGTGGCGGCGGCTGTTGGGAGAGCATGAACGCCTCGGGCAGTCGCAGGAACTGGCCCAGGACCGCACGCAAGTGCGAGCTCTGACCGTGCTGGCGGCAGAAGCCGACCCGGTGCACGGCATGGGGCAGAGCCACCCTAGCTGGGTGCGCCGCGCCCTGGCACGGATCTCGCTGCGGTTGCCGGACGCTCAGTCTGCGTCAGGGCTGTAGTGGGCGTCGATGATGCGGCGTACGTCCGCGGGCACGTCCATGCTCTTCACTCGCTGCAGGTCCGTGGCCACGACGGTATGCCGCAACGTCGCGCAGCTCACACCGTCACTGGCGCGCTTGAAGCGATAGGTGAGTTCGAAGGAGCGCGTCCCGATGCGGCTGACGTGCACTTCGATGCGCGCCGTGTCGCCGTAGCGTAGCGGAGCTTCGAAGTTCGCATCCACGCGAACGGCAGGAAGTCCCACTCGTCGCGTCATGATCAGGCCGGCGTAGCCACCGTCGGCGCTGGCCATCAGCTCTTCCATCGCCTCGTGGGCGTAGCTGAAGAAGCAAGGAAAGAAGACCAGGCCAGCCGCGTCGGCCTCGTGAAAGCGTACGATTCGCTCGTGGAGGAACATGGCCGCAGTATGGCGGAAGCGCCGCGCGACGCGAAGTCCCGCGCTCAGCGCGATCGCCAGCTCGCGCCGTAGTCGTCGGAAAACAGCACGGGGTAGGTGTGTGCAGGCTTGCTTGCACCCCCGTACAGCATGACGCGCTTGCCTAGAGCCAGCAGACGTCCCGGCACCGGCGTGTCCGCCCGGAACTCCGGGTGCGCCATGGCGTCGAAGGCCACGACGTAGGGGGTCCAGGTGCGGCCGTCGTCGCGGGACGAGGTCACGCGCACGATGCCGTTCATCACCACCGCCACCACGATCACGCCGTCGACTCTTGCCACGTCCAGGGGGTAGCGCGGCCGCAGCCCTACGCCGGGAAAAGCCGGCAGCTCGATGCTTTCGCAAGCGCCACGATGCCGACACAGGCGCAGGGCGACGTCGCTGCGTCCTTTGAGCTTGAGCGCGGCAACCAAGGTCGTCTCGTCACAGCTGGATGCGAACACTTCCGCCTCGGCGCGAGCGAGGGCCACGGGGCGGGAGCTGCCCTCGATGCCCTGGGAAATCACGTCCACGTTGCTGCCGCTCTCGTTCAACGCGTAGGTGAACCAGTGCTCCGTGCCTCCGCAACGTCCGGCCATGCCGTCGGCGCTCGCCAGGGGCGCGGGTCGGAAGTCGACCGCCGCAGCATCTGAGCGATACACGCTGAGATTGGCACCTGCCCCCACAGCGACCACGTAGCCGTCCCGTTCCTGCTTCACCGCTCGGTACCACGCGCGCCACTTGGGCAGCCCGCGCCCTCGCGTTGGCATCGGCAGATCGACGGGGTGCACCGCTTCCCGAGCATTGAGGCTCGGCCGCACCAAACGCGTGTACCCACCTCGCACGAAGGGCCAGGCGTTCTTCGCCAGCTCCGAGACGGGCCGTGTGGTGACCCTGAGCGAGGCGATGGAAACTTCCCCGCGGCGAGGCTGTCCATCT encodes:
- a CDS encoding sialidase family protein — its product is MPVAAPSADADADAWPAPPIRLRTVVILALIGLGIWWSTPRATAAWSLHSKASALADYALCMVGPTGPPLLRDNPVEFNKLVRRRLVAAHADERPFEECAKAAVEVTGAVEVERAHRAVAWSFAEYGAFDRDGQPRRGEVSIASLRVTTRPVSELAKNAWPFVRGGYTRLVRPSLNAREAVHPVDLPMPTRGRGLPKWRAWYRAVKQERDGYVVAVGAGANLSVYRSDAAAVDFRPAPLASADGMAGRCGGTEHWFTYALNESGSNVDVISQGIEGSSRPVALARAEAEVFASSCDETTLVAALKLKGRSDVALRLCRHRGACESIELPAFPGVGLRPRYPLDVARVDGVIVVAVVMNGIVRVTSSRDDGRTWTPYVVAFDAMAHPEFRADTPVPGRLLALGKRVMLYGGASKPAHTYPVLFSDDYGASWRSR
- a CDS encoding acyl-CoA thioesterase gives rise to the protein MFLHERIVRFHEADAAGLVFFPCFFSYAHEAMEELMASADGGYAGLIMTRRVGLPAVRVDANFEAPLRYGDTARIEVHVSRIGTRSFELTYRFKRASDGVSCATLRHTVVATDLQRVKSMDVPADVRRIIDAHYSPDAD
- a CDS encoding MG2 domain-containing protein — translated: MKTATFKRVPRALRSVYLALVVIGGACAPGGATMPAVSPQGTLGLGGGGSDGAASEGPFRVVFSGPSGQASNTAEISVVFSRPLRELSLAGQEAPPPIVLDPPLAGRWQWVGTHALLFVPAAGPLPGATHVTVTVPATVKALDGSQLARAHKFEFETPRPSLSRSTPYDGQKGLEPKQKLDLRFNHPVDPQDLERFVQLHNHTRKTTVAIDLRRPDPAKPKWIQVVPRAPLAVHSSFELRLAAGWKGQEGPLTQKEARSVRFETYGPLRVERISCDQDTPHRKCAPGGSLGLGLSNPVRYRDVKRLLSVAPAVKLRWDSWRDDDDYVSYVDINAPFKAGASYTVNLAGALRDRYGQSLGRAHSERVEIDDVWPTVEIGIQGDILEASKRPITVGSVNVAEYELWSGALDKSQAVSLMREPSLEKQFTQLGRMVRRDVVKPASPTNRVHKRSIDPGALLGKHNRGVVAVGVSHLERGGERPRTRKDVRLVQVTDLAMTAKISRHGSVVWVTQLSSGKPVPGAKVEVHRAGLAALSATTDADGIARIAAKDFAPNLEGESKDAQAVLVVSEGSDWTVRSVQEFLDPWRMDVALDLSGQLRAYGLLFTERGLYRPGDTVQLKGILRRHTLTGNAVEAGTAFKLVVEDSEGEAIATKAVKTNRFGSFHTQVRLPRSASLGSYRVFANGMRDGSLSEHFEVAEYRPAEFKVDVESDRPAYVRGDEAKWVVRGDFLFGAPMANATTRYNVTRARTYFAPPGTEDFATAADAYYSDDEEEDLDHSLLSGGDKKLSAEGKLELGSRLALPSQRGPEVIHAEAEVTDLSRQAQSGSSSAIVHPAAFYVGIEQLKDFFVQAPGRVTPRLAAFTPQGKRLPGKRVEVELVKRRWSVARQDVGSEQLHSITKVVDTVVARCSVTTTSTPSGCGLDVPEGGYYVIVAKAKDERGNPALAALSFYGIGQGAMAWGDGDRRKLELALNKREFKVGDKARVLIKNPFPEAEALVTVERAGVYRAERRVLRGATPVVEVEVTEDLLPNAFVSVLVARGRSKPLTPGKVDVGAPDYRLGYAEIAVNNSSRRLKVDVTPSAAEVKPGAMIDVEIRTKNAAGKPQAAEVALYAVDEGVLTLSGYRTPDPLQVFTAPRALQVATLESREGLARLGLPDLGALGLDKGKDGGGGSEGGSVRKDFRQSAYFNPAVMTDASGRAKVSFKLPDSLTTYRLMAVAATLDDRYGFGESHVVTSKRLMARPALPRFLRTGDAAEAGVIITSKGLSDTQATVTANVRGLELVGEPTRQVSLAKGGSVEVRFPLRAHRAGDAKLGFFVSAGGEKDAVEVRRTVSVPAVSESVALYGQTDSARGEKLGDLSAMRRDVGELQLSVASTALVGLGGGIEQLVEYPYGCTEQLSSRLLPMLPLADLAKDFSLPLPKDSKQIAEKTVAEILSRQRGDGGFGYWPESQESSPWVSTYALFTLHHAKVRGHAVPSRAIDRAKAYVRRELERAPRDQIALTTAAFIVDVLAEVGAPDVGYMSRLHGERNRLPTFGKALLLHALAISHQKAELIEPLLKELEGQLRLDADAAYVSENLGDDYAVLMSSPARSSAMALRGLLAARANHPLASALAKGLLHARRGGSWRNTQETAYALLALDEYRKAQERQTPDFLARIWLSGAELASGRFEGRSAEAMRHVVAAKDIPAKAGGLLVFQKVGDGRMFYEARLRYVPRTLPSKPLDRGFYVQKTLRAVSPESLPTALRSLPERTQGRVDAGTLVLVDVIVVTPSPRELVVIDDPLPAGLEPVDARLATTASWLANLDEAGDAMEERSEEWQDDLAHGSAFLQSWYRRELRDDRVLFFVDAMDAGMYHYRYLARATTAGKFIVPPTKAEEMYTPEVFGRTGAVSLEVR